The Neurospora crassa OR74A linkage group IV, whole genome shotgun sequence genome has a segment encoding these proteins:
- the cbh-1 gene encoding exoglucanase 1 translates to MLAKFAALAALVASANAQAVCSLTAETHPSLNWSKCTSSGCTNVAGSITVDANWRWTHITSGSTNCYSGNEWDTSLCSTNTDCATKCCVDGAEYSSTYGIQTSGNSLSLQFVTKGSYSTNIGSRTYLMNGADAYQGFELLGNEFTFDVDVSGTGCGLNGALYFVSMDLDGGKAKYTNNKAGAKYGTGYCDAQCPRDLKYINGIANVEGWTPSTNDANAGIGDHGTCCSEMDIWEANKVSTAFTPHPCTTIEQHMCEGDSCGGTYSDDRYGGTCDADGCDFNSYRMGNTTFYGEGKTVDTSSKFTVVTQFIKDSAGDLAEIKRFYVQNGKVIENSQSNVDGVSGNSITQSFCNAQKTAFGDIDDFNKKGGLKQMGKALAKPMVLVMSIWDDHAANMLWLDSTYPVEGGPGAYRGECPTTSGVPAEVEANAPNSKVIFSNIKFGPIGSTFSGGSSGTPPSNPSSSVKPVTSTAKPSSTSTASNPSGTGAAHWAQCGGIGFSGPTTCQSPYTCQKINDYYSQCV, encoded by the exons ATGCTCGCCAAGTTCGCTGCCCTTGCGGCCCTTGTGGCCTCTGCCAACGCCCAGGCTGTTTGCTCTCTCACTGCCGAGACCCATCCCTCCCTCAACTGGTCCAAGTGCACTTCCTCCGGATGCACGAACGTCGCCGGATCCATCACTGTTGATGCCAACTGGCGCTGGACTCACATTACTTCTGGTAGCACCAACTGCTACAGCGGCAACGAGTGGGACACCTCCCTCTGCAGCACCAACACCGATTGCGCGACCAAGTGCTGCGTTGATGGTGCTGAGTACTCTTCTACCTATGGTATTCAGACCAGCGGCAACTCGCTCAGCCTTCAGTTCGTCACCAAGGGCTCGTACTCGACCAACATTGGTTCCCGTACTTACCTTATGAACGGTGCCGATGCCTACCAGG GCTTCGAGCTCCTTGGCAACGAGTTCACCTTCGATGTCGATGTGTCCGGCACCGGCTGCGGTCTTAACGGCGCCCTCTACTTCGTCTCCATGGATCTTGATGGTGGCAAGGCCAAgtacaccaacaacaaggctGGTGCCAAGTACGGTACCGGTTACTGCGACGCTCAGTGCCCCCGTGATCTCAAGTACATCAACGGTATCGCCAACGTTGAGGGCTGGACCCCCTCCACCAACGATGCTAACGCTGGTATTGGTGACCACGGTACTTGCTGCTCTGAGATGGATATCTG GGAAGCGAACAAAGTCTCTACAGCGTTCACCCCGCACCCCTGCACCACCATCGAACAGCACATGTGCGAGGGTGACTCCTGCGGTGGTACCTATTCCGACGACCGCTATGGCGGTACTTGCGATGCCGATGGTTGTGACTTCAACAGCTACCGCATGGGCAACACCACCTTCTACGGTGAGGGCAAGACTGTCGATACCAGCTCCAAGTTCACCGTTGTCACCCAGTTCATCAAGGACTCCGCTGGCGATCTTGCTGAGATCAAGCGCTTCTACGTCCAGAACGGAAAAGTCATTGAGAACTCTCAGTCCAACGTTGATGGAGTTTCTGGCAACTCCATCACCCAGTCTTTCTGCAATGCTCAGAAGACTGCTTTCGGCGATATCGATGACTTCAACAAGAAGGGTGGCCTGAAGCAAATGGGCAAGGCCCTTGCCAAGCCCATGGTCCTCGTCATGTCCATCTGGGACGACCATGCCGCCAACATGCTCTGGCTCGACTCCACCTACCCTGTCGAGGGTGGCCCCGGTGCTTACCGTGGCGAGTGCCCTACCACCTCGGGTGTCCCCGCTGAGGTCGAGGCCAATGCTCCCAACTCCAAGGTCATCTTCTCCAACATCAAGTTCGGCCCCATCGGCTCTACCTTTAGCGGCGGCTCTTCCGGCACCCCTCCTTCCAACCCTTCGAGCTCCGTCAAGCCCGTCACCTCCACTGCTAAGCCTTCTTCCACCTCTACTGCCTCCAACCCCAGCGGTACCGGTGCTGCTCACTGGGCTCAGTGCGGTGGTATTGGCTTCTCTGGCCCCACCACTTGCCAGAGCCCTTACACTTGCCAAAAGATCAACGACTATTACTCCCAGTGCGTGTAA